A stretch of the Xiphias gladius isolate SHS-SW01 ecotype Sanya breed wild chromosome 21, ASM1685928v1, whole genome shotgun sequence genome encodes the following:
- the comtb gene encoding catechol O-methyltransferase B, with amino-acid sequence MWLTLLYSCTGGAALLYALYRWVIPAAVQYHGGLALIWHDVIVERMLDTLTQSTRPQRLLSAVKKNATRGDPRSVVKAVDHFCRHKEWAMNVGDEKGCILDSLVSEVNPATVLELGTYCGYSTVRIASLLPPHAKLITLEFNPDYAAVARQVIAWAGLEEKVQLVEGASGDWIPRMKEQFGIQTFDMVFLDHWKDCYLPDTKLIEECGLLRKGSVLVADNVICPGTPDYLEYVRSSPRYKSRYFKSHLEYTKVEDGLEKSVFLG; translated from the exons ATGTGGCTGACTCTTCTTTACAGTTGCACCGGTGGAGCAGCTCTTCTATATGCTTTGTACAGATGGGTGATCCCCGCCGCTGTGCAGTATCATGGAGGATTGGCATTGATTTGGCATGACGTCATTGTGGAGCGGATGCTGGACACCCTGACCCAGTCCACTCGTCCTCAG CGGCTCCTGAGTGCAGTAAAGAAGAACGCCACTAGAGGAGACCCTCGCAGCGTGGTCAAAGCCGTTGATCACTTCTGCAGACACAAGGAGTGGGCCATGAATGTGGGGGATGAGAAAG gCTGCATTCTTGACTCGTTGGTGTCTGAGGTAAACCCAGCAACTGTGTTGGAGCTGGGAACCTACTGTGGCTACTCCACCGTGCGGATCGCCAGCCTGCTTCCCCCTCACGCCAAACTCATCACTCTTGAATTTAACCCCGACTATGCTGCAGTTGCTCGTCAAGTCATTGCTTGGGCAGGACTAGAAGAAAAG GTCCAGTTGGTCGAAGGGGCATCTGGTGACTGGATTCCCAGAATGAAGGAGCAGTTTGGGATTCAAACATTTGATATGGTTTTCCTGGATCACTGGAAGGACTGCTACCTTCCTGACACAAAACTGATAGAG GAGTGTGGGCTCCTCAGGAAAGGCAGCGTCCTGGTGGCAGACAACGTCATTTGCCCTGGAACTCCTGACTACCTGGAGTACGTCCGTAGCAGCCCGCGATACAAAAGCCGGTACTTCAAGTCTCACCTGGAGTACACCAAAGTGGAGGATGGCTTAGAGAAGTCTGTCTTCTTAGGGTAG
- the grm6b gene encoding glutamate receptor, metabotropic 6b isoform X2: MTSEARSSHQCSWLGSPSGYRTWSGLLWVLLVAISPVSWAQQGTQPQSIKIEGDITLGGLFPVHSRGPAGVPCGEIKREKGIHRLEAMLYAMDQINSDPDLLPNITLGARILDTCSRDTYALEQSLTFVQALIQKDTSDVRCSNGEPPIIPKPERVVGVIGASGSSVSIMVANVLRLFAIPQISYASTAPELSDNSRYEFFSRVVPPDSYQAQAMVDIVKAMGWNYVSTLASEGNYGESGVDAFLQISREAGGLCIAQSIKIPREPRPGEFDKIIKRLMETSNARGVIIFANEDDIKRVLQAAKKANLTGHFLFVGSDSWGAKNSPIQDQEEVAEGAVTILPKRASIDGFDQYFTSRSLENNRRNIWFAEFWEDDFKCKLTRPGIKYEPGRRKCTGEERISRDSQYEQEGKVQFVIDAVYAMAHALHSMHLDLCPGSMGVCEKMDPVEGRMLLQYIRSVNFNGSAGTGVMFNENGDAPGRYDIFQYQLSNVSNPGYQDIGQWTNHLRLNPEEMQWSGGDRKIPESVCSFPCEPGERKKMVKGVPCCWHCELCDGYQYLLDEFTCDMCPFDMRPLKNRTGCRPTPIIKLEWSSPWAIIPVFLAILGILATTGVIVTFIRFNDTPIVRASGRELSYVLLTGIFLIYLITFLMIAEPSVAVCAFRRLLLGLGMCISYAAMLTKTNRIYRIFEQGKKSVTPPKFISPTSQLIITFILISVQLLGVFIWFGVMPPHTIIDYEEQKPPNPEFARGVLKCDMSDLSLILCLSYSIVLMITCTVYAIKSRGVPETFNEAKPIGFTMYTTCIIWLAFVPIFFGTAQSTEKMFIQTTTLTVSMSLSATVSLGMLYIPKVYVIIFHPEQNVQKRKRSFKAVVQAATVSTHLSQKSNDKQNGESKIEPDRSQ, translated from the exons ATGACATCAGAGGCTCGCTCATCGCATCAGTGCTCCTGGCTCGGTTCACCATCCGGATACAGGACATGGTCTGGGCTGCTGTGGGTGCTGCTGGTGGCTATCAGCCCGGTCTCGTGGGCCCAGCAGGGCACCCAGCCCCAGTCCATCAAAATTGAGGGCGACATCACCCTGGGCGGGCTGTTCCCGGTGCACTCTCGAGGGCCTGCCGGGGTGCCCTGCGGGGAGattaagagagaaaaggggatcCACCGACTGGAGGCCATGCTGTATGCCATGGACCAGATCAACAGCGACCCGGACCTGCTGCCTAACATCACTCTGGGGGCCCGGATCCTGGACACCTGCTCCAGAGACACCTACGCCCTGGAGCAGTCACTCACTTTTGTCCAGGCCCTCATCCAGAAGGACACCTCAGATGTTCGCTGCTCAAATGGAGAGCCTCCCATCATCCCCAAACCCGAGCGGGTGGTTGGGGTGATTGGAGCATCTGGCAGCTCGGTGTCCATCATGGTGGCCAACGTGCTCAGACTGTTCGCG ATCCCTCAGATCAGCTATGCCTCCACTGCCCCGGAGCTAAGCGACAACAGCCGCTACGAGTTCTTCTCCCGTGTGGTGCCTCCTGATTCCTACCAGGCCCAGGCCATGGTGGACATCGTCAAAGCCATGGGCTGGAACTACGTCTCTACGTTGGCCTCTGAGGGGAACTATGGAGAGAGTGGCGTTGATGCCTTCCTCCAGATATCCAGAGAAGCAG GAGGGCTGTGTATTGCACAGTCCATAAAGATTCCCAGAGAGCCCAGACCAGGGGAGTTTGATAAAATCATCAAAAGACTGATGGAAACCTCCAACGCTCGTGGGGTCATTATTTTTGCCAATGAGGACGACATCAA GCGGGTGTTGCAGGCTGCCAAAAAGGCCAACCTGACAGGACACTTCCTGTTTGTTGGCTCCGACAGCTGGGGGGCCAAAAACTCCCCGATTCAAGACCAGGAGGAGGTGGCTGAGGGCGCCGTCACCATCCTTCCAAAAAGAGCCTCTATTGATG GGTTTGACCAGTACTTCACTTCAAGATCTCTAGAAAACAACAGGAGAAACATCTGGTTTGCAGAATTCTGGGAGGACGATTTCAAGTGCAAACTAACTCGCCCTGGTATAAAATATGAACCTGGTAGAAGAAAATGTACAG GGGAAGAAAGAATCAGTCGAGACTCTCAGTACGAACAGGAGGGCAAGGTGCAGTTTGTGATTGATGCTGTGTATGCCATGGCCCATGCCTTACACAGCATGCACCTCGACCTCTGCCCTGGCTCCATGGGTGTCTGTGAGAAGATGGACCCTGTGGAAGGACGGATGCTCCTACAATACATTCGCTCTGTCAACTTCAATG GCAGCGCAGGAACTGGAGTGATGTTCAATGAGAATGGAGATGCTCCTGGTCGGTATGACATTTTCCAGTACCAACTGTCTAATGTCAGCAACCCTGGTTACCAAGATATCGGACAATGGACAAACCACCTGCGCCtcaat CCAGAGGAGATGCAGTGGTCAGGTGGTGACCGTAAGATCCCCGAGTCAGTGTGCAGTTTCCCCTGCGAGCCTGgtgagaggaagaagatggTGAAGGGTGTGCCCTGCTGCTGGCACTGTGAGCTCTGTGACGGCTACCAGTACCTTCTGGACGAGTTCACCTGTGACATGTGCCCCTTTGACATGAGGCCCTTAAAGAACCGGACGGGCTGCCGGCCCACGCCCATCATCAAGCTGGAGTGGAGCTCTCCTTGGGCCATCATCCCCGTCTTCCTGGCCATCCTGGGCATCCTGGCCACCACTGGAGTCATTGTCACCTTCATCCGCTTCAACGACACGCCCATTGTCCGGGCCTCTGGCAGAGAGCTCAGCTACGTGTTGCTGACGGGCATCTTCCTCATCTACCTCATCACCTTTCTCATGATAGCTGAGCCCAGTGTGGCCGTGTGTGCCTTCCGCAGGCTGCTGCTGGGGCTCGGCATGTGCATCAGCTATGCTGCCATGCTTACCAAGACCAATCGGATCTACCGCATCTTTGAACAGGGCAAAAAGTCGGTCACGCCCCCAAAATTCATCAGCCCCACCTCTCAGCTGATCATCACCTTTATACTCATCTCAGTGCAG TTACTTGGGGTGTTCATCTGGTTTGGTGTGATGCCTCCCCACACCATCATCGACTACGAGGAGCAGAAGCCTCCAAACCCCGAGTTTGCCCGCGGAGTCCTGAAGTGTGACATGTCCGACCTGTCCCTCATCTTATGTCTGAGCTACAGTATTGTACTGATGATCACCTGCACGGTGTATGCCATCAAGAGCAGAGGAGTTCCTGAGACCTTCAATGAGGCCAAGCCCATTGGCTTTACGATGTACACAACCTGCATCATCTGGCTGGCTTTCGTACCCATCTTCTTTGGTACAGCGCAGTCGACTGAGAAG ATGTTCATCCAGACCACCACCCTGACGGTGTCCATGAGCCTGAGCGCCACTGTGTCCCTGGGCATGCTCTACATCCCCAAGGTGTACGTCATTATCTTCCATCCGGAGCAGAACGTCCAGAAGAGAAAGCGCAGCTTCAAAGCTGTGGTGCAGGCTGCCACTGTGTCCACGCACCTGTCCCAGAAGTCCAACGACAAACAGAACGGAGAGTCCAAGATCGAGCCGGACAGATCACAGTGA
- the grm6b gene encoding glutamate receptor, metabotropic 6b isoform X1: protein MTSEARSSHQCSWLGSPSGYRTWSGLLWVLLVAISPVSWAQQGTQPQSIKIEGDITLGGLFPVHSRGPAGVPCGEIKREKGIHRLEAMLYAMDQINSDPDLLPNITLGARILDTCSRDTYALEQSLTFVQALIQKDTSDVRCSNGEPPIIPKPERVVGVIGASGSSVSIMVANVLRLFAIPQISYASTAPELSDNSRYEFFSRVVPPDSYQAQAMVDIVKAMGWNYVSTLASEGNYGESGVDAFLQISREAGRGLCIAQSIKIPREPRPGEFDKIIKRLMETSNARGVIIFANEDDIKRVLQAAKKANLTGHFLFVGSDSWGAKNSPIQDQEEVAEGAVTILPKRASIDGFDQYFTSRSLENNRRNIWFAEFWEDDFKCKLTRPGIKYEPGRRKCTGEERISRDSQYEQEGKVQFVIDAVYAMAHALHSMHLDLCPGSMGVCEKMDPVEGRMLLQYIRSVNFNGSAGTGVMFNENGDAPGRYDIFQYQLSNVSNPGYQDIGQWTNHLRLNPEEMQWSGGDRKIPESVCSFPCEPGERKKMVKGVPCCWHCELCDGYQYLLDEFTCDMCPFDMRPLKNRTGCRPTPIIKLEWSSPWAIIPVFLAILGILATTGVIVTFIRFNDTPIVRASGRELSYVLLTGIFLIYLITFLMIAEPSVAVCAFRRLLLGLGMCISYAAMLTKTNRIYRIFEQGKKSVTPPKFISPTSQLIITFILISVQLLGVFIWFGVMPPHTIIDYEEQKPPNPEFARGVLKCDMSDLSLILCLSYSIVLMITCTVYAIKSRGVPETFNEAKPIGFTMYTTCIIWLAFVPIFFGTAQSTEKMFIQTTTLTVSMSLSATVSLGMLYIPKVYVIIFHPEQNVQKRKRSFKAVVQAATVSTHLSQKSNDKQNGESKIEPDRSQ from the exons ATGACATCAGAGGCTCGCTCATCGCATCAGTGCTCCTGGCTCGGTTCACCATCCGGATACAGGACATGGTCTGGGCTGCTGTGGGTGCTGCTGGTGGCTATCAGCCCGGTCTCGTGGGCCCAGCAGGGCACCCAGCCCCAGTCCATCAAAATTGAGGGCGACATCACCCTGGGCGGGCTGTTCCCGGTGCACTCTCGAGGGCCTGCCGGGGTGCCCTGCGGGGAGattaagagagaaaaggggatcCACCGACTGGAGGCCATGCTGTATGCCATGGACCAGATCAACAGCGACCCGGACCTGCTGCCTAACATCACTCTGGGGGCCCGGATCCTGGACACCTGCTCCAGAGACACCTACGCCCTGGAGCAGTCACTCACTTTTGTCCAGGCCCTCATCCAGAAGGACACCTCAGATGTTCGCTGCTCAAATGGAGAGCCTCCCATCATCCCCAAACCCGAGCGGGTGGTTGGGGTGATTGGAGCATCTGGCAGCTCGGTGTCCATCATGGTGGCCAACGTGCTCAGACTGTTCGCG ATCCCTCAGATCAGCTATGCCTCCACTGCCCCGGAGCTAAGCGACAACAGCCGCTACGAGTTCTTCTCCCGTGTGGTGCCTCCTGATTCCTACCAGGCCCAGGCCATGGTGGACATCGTCAAAGCCATGGGCTGGAACTACGTCTCTACGTTGGCCTCTGAGGGGAACTATGGAGAGAGTGGCGTTGATGCCTTCCTCCAGATATCCAGAGAAGCAGGTC GAGGGCTGTGTATTGCACAGTCCATAAAGATTCCCAGAGAGCCCAGACCAGGGGAGTTTGATAAAATCATCAAAAGACTGATGGAAACCTCCAACGCTCGTGGGGTCATTATTTTTGCCAATGAGGACGACATCAA GCGGGTGTTGCAGGCTGCCAAAAAGGCCAACCTGACAGGACACTTCCTGTTTGTTGGCTCCGACAGCTGGGGGGCCAAAAACTCCCCGATTCAAGACCAGGAGGAGGTGGCTGAGGGCGCCGTCACCATCCTTCCAAAAAGAGCCTCTATTGATG GGTTTGACCAGTACTTCACTTCAAGATCTCTAGAAAACAACAGGAGAAACATCTGGTTTGCAGAATTCTGGGAGGACGATTTCAAGTGCAAACTAACTCGCCCTGGTATAAAATATGAACCTGGTAGAAGAAAATGTACAG GGGAAGAAAGAATCAGTCGAGACTCTCAGTACGAACAGGAGGGCAAGGTGCAGTTTGTGATTGATGCTGTGTATGCCATGGCCCATGCCTTACACAGCATGCACCTCGACCTCTGCCCTGGCTCCATGGGTGTCTGTGAGAAGATGGACCCTGTGGAAGGACGGATGCTCCTACAATACATTCGCTCTGTCAACTTCAATG GCAGCGCAGGAACTGGAGTGATGTTCAATGAGAATGGAGATGCTCCTGGTCGGTATGACATTTTCCAGTACCAACTGTCTAATGTCAGCAACCCTGGTTACCAAGATATCGGACAATGGACAAACCACCTGCGCCtcaat CCAGAGGAGATGCAGTGGTCAGGTGGTGACCGTAAGATCCCCGAGTCAGTGTGCAGTTTCCCCTGCGAGCCTGgtgagaggaagaagatggTGAAGGGTGTGCCCTGCTGCTGGCACTGTGAGCTCTGTGACGGCTACCAGTACCTTCTGGACGAGTTCACCTGTGACATGTGCCCCTTTGACATGAGGCCCTTAAAGAACCGGACGGGCTGCCGGCCCACGCCCATCATCAAGCTGGAGTGGAGCTCTCCTTGGGCCATCATCCCCGTCTTCCTGGCCATCCTGGGCATCCTGGCCACCACTGGAGTCATTGTCACCTTCATCCGCTTCAACGACACGCCCATTGTCCGGGCCTCTGGCAGAGAGCTCAGCTACGTGTTGCTGACGGGCATCTTCCTCATCTACCTCATCACCTTTCTCATGATAGCTGAGCCCAGTGTGGCCGTGTGTGCCTTCCGCAGGCTGCTGCTGGGGCTCGGCATGTGCATCAGCTATGCTGCCATGCTTACCAAGACCAATCGGATCTACCGCATCTTTGAACAGGGCAAAAAGTCGGTCACGCCCCCAAAATTCATCAGCCCCACCTCTCAGCTGATCATCACCTTTATACTCATCTCAGTGCAG TTACTTGGGGTGTTCATCTGGTTTGGTGTGATGCCTCCCCACACCATCATCGACTACGAGGAGCAGAAGCCTCCAAACCCCGAGTTTGCCCGCGGAGTCCTGAAGTGTGACATGTCCGACCTGTCCCTCATCTTATGTCTGAGCTACAGTATTGTACTGATGATCACCTGCACGGTGTATGCCATCAAGAGCAGAGGAGTTCCTGAGACCTTCAATGAGGCCAAGCCCATTGGCTTTACGATGTACACAACCTGCATCATCTGGCTGGCTTTCGTACCCATCTTCTTTGGTACAGCGCAGTCGACTGAGAAG ATGTTCATCCAGACCACCACCCTGACGGTGTCCATGAGCCTGAGCGCCACTGTGTCCCTGGGCATGCTCTACATCCCCAAGGTGTACGTCATTATCTTCCATCCGGAGCAGAACGTCCAGAAGAGAAAGCGCAGCTTCAAAGCTGTGGTGCAGGCTGCCACTGTGTCCACGCACCTGTCCCAGAAGTCCAACGACAAACAGAACGGAGAGTCCAAGATCGAGCCGGACAGATCACAGTGA